The Streptomyces sp. HUAS MG91 sequence CCGTCGAGGGGCCCGAGGCCGTCGGGGTCGTGCTCAAGGAGGCGTCGCGGCTCGACGTGCCCGTCCACCGGATCAGTCAGGGCAGCGGCATCTGGATGCTGCGCGACGCCGAGATCGTGGAGATGGTCGAGGCGACCGCCGAGCGCGACATCGAGCTGTGCCTGTTCACCGGGCCGCGCGGCACCTGGGACACCGGTGCCTCCGTGCGCACCGACTCCGGCGGCGCGGGACTGCGCGCCCGGGGCCATGACGCCGTCGCCGGATGTGTCGAAGACGCCGTACGGGCAACGGAGTTGGGCGTCAAGTGCCTGCTCGTCGCCGACGAGGGCGTGCTGTGGACGCTGCACCGGGCGCGCACCGGGGGGATCATCCCCGCCGACACCACCCTCAAGGTGTCGGCGCTCGTCGGGCCCGTGAACCCGGCCTCGTACGCCGTGTACGAGCGGCTCGGCGCCGACTCGCTGAACGTGCCGTCCGATCTGACGCTCGCTCATCTCACCGAGATCCGCCGGGTGTCGGCCGCCCCGATGGACATGTACGTGGAGGCCCCGGACGACCTCGGCGGCTATGTGCGGATGTACGAGATCGCCGAACTGGTGCGCCGAGGTGCGCCGCTGTACCTGAAGTTCGGTCTCGCGAAGGCGCCCGCGATCTATCCGTACGGCGCCCAGCTGCGCGACGTCACCCTCGACACGGCCCGCGAGCGGGTGCGCCGGGGACGGCTCGCGCTCGATCTGCTCGCCCGGCACGGCGCCGACGGAGGCATGTCCCCGCTCGGCTCGCGGCTGCCCGGCGATCTCCGGCGGTTCGACACCAGTCAATAACGTTCCGGAAACACAACTTCACAGCACACAACACAGCCGCGCACAATCCGACACACCTTTTCTCGGTCAACACCCCTTCCCCGTACGCCACTTCGCAGCACCGCCGACCGACCTCGCACCCACACATCAAGGATGATGACCATGCGAAACCGCCGAGCCGCACTCAGCGCGATAGCCGCGGGCGCCACGCTCGCCCTGACCCTCTCCGCCTGCGGCCAGGACAGCGAGGGCGGCAGCAAGGAGGACAAGGGCAGCGCCAAGGGATCCACCGTCGGCATCGCGATGCCGACCAAGTCGTCCGAGCGCTGGATCGCTGACGGGAACAACGTTGTCAAATCCCTGAAGGCCAAGGGCTACAAGACCCAGCTCGTCTTCGGCGAGGACGACCCCGACCAGCAGGTCTCGCAGATCGAGAACATGATCACGCAGGGTGTCTCGGCGCTGATCATCGCGGCGATCGACAACAAGTCGCTGGGCAACGTCCTCCAGGAGGCGGCCGACGCGCACATCCCGGTGATCGCGTACGACCGGCTGATCCTGGACTCCAAGAACGTCGACTACTACGCGACGTTCGACAACGAGAAGGTCGGCGAGCTCCAGGCCACCTCGCTCGTCGACAAGCTGGGCCTGTCGAACGGCAAGAAGGGCCCGTTCAACCTGGAGCTGTTCGCCGGCTCCAACGACGACAACAACACCAAGTACTTCTTCAACGGCGCGATGACGGTCCTCCAGCCCTACATCGACAAGAAGCAGCTGGTCATCCGGTCCAAGCAGACCAAGCTCAACCAGGTCACCACGCTGCGCTGGGACGGCGCCACCGCGCAGAAGCGCATGGACGACATCCTGACGTCGAAGTACTCCAGCGACCGGGTCGACGCGGTGCTCTCCCCGTACGACGGCATCTCCATCGGCATCATCTCCGCGCTGAAGTCCGACGGCTACGGCTCGAAGTCCAAGCCGCTGCCCGCCGTCTCCGGCCAGGACGCCGAGGTCGCCTCGGTGAAGTCGATCATCGCGGGCGAGCAGTACTCGACGGTCTACAAGGACACGCGGCAGCTCGCCAAGGAGGCCGTGACCATGGTCGACGACGTGCTCAACGACAAGAAGCCGCAGACCAACGACAACAAGACGTACGACAACGGCGCCAAGGTCGTCCCGTCGTTCCTGCTCCAGCCGGTCGCCGTCACCAAGGACAACTACGAGAAGACCCTCATCGACGGCGGCTACTACACCAAGAAGGACCTGGGGCTGAAGTAGACGACCAGAAGCCCCAGTTGACCGCCTCCGCACACTAGATGAAGGGCACGACCATGGCGGGACCCGTCCTGGAAATGCGCTCGATCGTCAAGACCTTCCCGGGCGTCAAGGCGCTGTCGGACGTCTCCCTGAGCGTCCGCGCGGGCGAGGTCCACGCCATCTGCGGGGAGAACGGCGCCGGGAAGTCCACCTTGATGAAGGTGCTCTCCGGCGTCCACCCGCACGGAAGTTACGACGGGGAGATCCTCTTCGAGGGTGAGCCCTGCCGGTTCAAGGACATCAACGCCAGCGAGAAGCGCGGCATCGTCATCATCCACCAGGAGCTGGCCCTGGTCCCGTACCTGTCGATCGCCGAGAACATGTTCCTCGGCAACGAGCACGCCTCGCGCGGCCTCATCGACTGGCACGAGACCCTCGGGCACGCCACGCGCCAGCTGCGCCGGGTGGGCCTGGACGAGAACCCCAACACCGCCGTCGCCGACATCGGGGTGGGCAAGCAGCAGCTCGTGGAGATCGCCAAGGCGCTCTCCAAGGAGGTGAAGCTGCTCATCCTCGACGAGCCGACGGCCGCGCTGAACGACGAGGACTCCGACAAACTCCTGGACCTGATCCTGGAGTTGAAGAACCAGGGCATCACCTCGATCATCATCTCGCACAAGCTCAACGAGATCCGCAAGGTCGCCGACTCGGTGACGATCCTGCGGGACGGGCGCACCGTCGAGACGCTGGACGTGAAGGCCGCCGGGACCACCGAGGACCGGATCATCTCCGGGATGGTCGGCCGCGACCTCGACAACCGCTTCCCCGACCGCACCCCGCACCACGCCGAGGCCGGCGCCGCGCCCGCCCTGGAGATCCGCAACTGGACGGTGCACCACCCCATCGACCGCGAGCGCAAGGTCGTCGACGACGTCTCGCTGCACGTGCGCCGGGGCGAGATCGTCGGCATCGCGGGGCTGATGGGCGCGGGCCGCACCGAGCTGGCGATGAGCGTCTTCGGGCGCGCCTACGGCCGGTACACGGGCGGCACGGTCCTCAAGGACGGCCGGGAGATCCGCACCCGTACGGTCTCCGACGCGGTCGGCCACGGGATCGCGTACGCCACCGAGGACCGCAAGCACTACGGCCTCAACCTCATCGACACCATCAACCGCAACATCTCCCTGGCGGCGCTCGGCAAGGTCGCCACGCGCGGCATCGTCGACGAGCACGGGGAGCGGCAGGTCGCCGAGGAGTACCGGAAGTCGATGAACATCAAGGCCCCGACGGTCTTCGAACCGGCGGGCAAGCTGTCGGGCGGCAACCAGCAGAAGGTCGTCCTCAGCAAGTGGATCTTCGCGGGCCCGGAGATCCTCATCCTCGACGAGCCGACCCGCGGGATCGACGTCGGTGCCAAGTACGAGATCTACACGGTCATCGACAAGCTGGCCGCCCAGGGCAAGGCGGTCGTCTTCATCTCCTCCGAGCTGCCCGAGCTGCTCGGCATGTGCGACCGCATCTACACGATGGCCGCGGGCCGCCTGACCGGCGAGGTGCCGCGTGCCGAGGCGACGCAGGAATCGCTGATGCGCCTGATGACGAAGGACAAAGAGGTAGCGCGATGAGCAACGTGACGAAGAACCCGGCGGCGGCCCCGCCGGGCAGGGACGAGCCCTCGGGCGCCGAGGGCGGTCTCGTCGGCCTGGTCGTGGACGGGCTGCGCCGCAACATGCGCCAGTACGGCATGCTGATCGCGCTCGGCCTGCTCATCGCGGTGTTCGCCGTGTGGACCGACGGCACGCTGATCACCCCGCACAACGTCTCCAACCTGGTCCTGCAGAACTCGTACGTGCTGATCCTGGCGATCGGCATGATGCTGGTGATCATCGCGGGCCACATCGACCTGTCCGTCGGGTCGCTGACGGCGTTCGTCGGGTCGACGGCCGCGGTGCTGATGGTCAACAACGACGTCTCCTGGCCGATCGCCCTGATCGTGTGCCTGGTGATGGGCGGCGCGGCCGGTGCCGTCCAGGGCTATCTGATCGCGTACGGCGGCATACCGTCGTTCATCGTGACGCTGGCCGGGATGCTGGTGTGGCGCGGGCTCACCGAGATCCTGCTCAAGGGGCAGACCCTGGGCCCGTTCCCGTCCCACATCGGCGACCTGGGCAACGGCTTCCTCCCCGAGGTCGGCCCGGACACCAACTACCACAACCTGACGCTGCTGTTCGGCATCCTGCTCGCCGCCTCGGTGGCCTGGCAGGAGGTGCGCGACCGGCGCAGACAGCGGGAGTTCTCGCTCGACGTGGTGCCCCGCAACCTCTTCGTCCTGAAGCTGGTCGCGATCGTCGCGGCGATCGCCGTCGTCACGCTGCTGCTCGCCAGCTACAAGGGCGTGCCGATCGTGCTGCTGATCCTCGGCGTGCTGGTCGTCGGCTACGGCTACCTGATGCGCAACTCCGTCTTCGGCCGCCACATCTACGCCATCGGCGGCAACCTGCCCGCGGCCAAGCTCTCCGGCGTCAAGGACAAGAAGGTCACCTTCTACGTCTTCCTGAACATGGGCGTGCTCGCCGCGCTGGCCGGTCTGGTGGTCGCGGCCCGGCTGAACGCGGCCTCGCCGAAGGCGGGCCTGAACTTCGAACTGGAGGCGATCGCCGCGTCGTTCATCGGCGGCGCGTCCATGAGCGGCGGTGTCGGCACGGTGCTGGGCGCCATCATCGGCGGTCTCGTCCTCGGCGTGCTGAACAACGGCATGAACCTGCTGGGCGTCGGCTCCGACTGGCAGTCGGTGATCAAGGGGCTGGCGCTGCTCGCCGCGGTCGGTTTCGACGTCTGGAACAAGCGGCGGGGCGGTCGGTAGCCGCGCGGCGGCGGACCGGATCGTCGCGGGGCCCGGCGGTCAGGGGTTGTGCCAGGCCGCCGGGTCGTCGGCGAGCTGCCGCACCGGTTCCGGGAGCCGGTCGTGGGCGAGGTCGTCGAGGGTGACGCCTTCGAGGATCTTGCGGACGTTGGCGCGCAGCGCCACCCACAGCGGCAGCAGCGGCTCGGCGGCGCCGGTGTAGGCGAGGGCGCTGGGCCGCTCGCCGCGCACCGAGACGATGGGGCCCTCGACGGCGCGCACGACGTCGGCGACGGTGATGGTGTCGGCGGCGCGGGCGAGCAGATAGCCGCCGTTGCCGCCGCGCCGGCTGAGCACGATGCCGCCGCGCCGCAGATCGCTGAGGATGCCCTCCAGGAACTTGTGCGGGATGTCCTGGGCGGCGGCGATGCTCTCCGCCTTGACCGGTTCGGCGCCGCCGCGCACGGCCAGCTCCAGGCTCGCGCGCACGGCATAGTCGGCTCGGGCTGAAATCCTCATGCCGACATTGTCGGGGACGGTTCACGCTCCTCGGTCCGCTCGCCCTCGCCCCGCGCGGGCCTGGCGCGGCGGGTGCGCAGGGTCACGGCGGTGCCGACGGCCGCGAGCGCCACGCAGACCGCGACCAGCGGGGTGCCGGACACGCCCCACATGGCGAGTCCGGAGCCGGTGAGCAGCACGATCAGGGCCCAGCGCAGGGCGGGCCCGGAGACCCGGGTGGAGAGCAGGGCCCCCGCGACGACTCCGGGTATCGCGCCGATCAGCAGGGTGCCGGCGAGGCCGAGGGAGACGTCGCCGACGAGGAGGTGGCCGAGGGCCGCGGCGCCGACCAGCGGGACGGCCTGCACGAGGTCGGTGCCGACCAGGTGGTTCGCCCGGAGCCGGGGGTGGGCGAGCATCAGCATCACGATGATCAGGGATCCGGAGCCGACCGAGGTCATCCCGACCACGACCCCGCCGACCAGCCCGATCAGCAGCGTCGCCACCGGCCTGACCCGCACATCGGCGTCCTCCGCGTCGGCGGAGCCCATCCCGCGCCGCCGGTCGAGCCACATCCGGGCGAGCATGCCGGTCACCGCGAGCAGCAGGGCGCCGCCGATGACGTACTTGACCCGGGTCTGGAGGGTGTCGCCGTCGCCGAGCGCCCGCAGCAGCAGGGCTCCGCCGAAGGCGGCGGGCAGGGCGGTGGGCAGCAGCCAGCGGACGATGTCCCAGCGGATGGTGCCCGCTCTGTGGTGGACCGCGGCGCCGAACGGCTTCATGAACAGGGAGGTCGCCAGGTCGCTGCCGATGGCGGCGGTGGGGTTGACTCCGAAGAACATGACCATGATCGGGGTCATCAGGGCGCCACCGCCCATGCCGGTGAGTCCCACGGCGAGACCGACCAGGGCGCCGGCGAGGACGATCGTCCAGGAAAGATCCATGGCGGCCACTATGCACACCATCCCTAGGGAAAAGGTATGAATAGCGGCCCGGTCTCAGCACGTGGAATCGGCGGCCGGACACGGGTGCGGGCCGCGGCGCCCCCTCGCCGCGGCCCGCACCCCTTCACGGGGCGGCTGTCAGCCGGTGAACCCGCTCACGCCCTGGGGCGTGCCCCAGCCGGTCGGACCGTCGTAGCCGGTCTTCGCGGTGCACAGGTAGCTGCTGGAGCAGCTGCCGTTGTTGCCGGTCGTGACGTCGTTCAGCGCGGAGGTCCCGGCCTTGGCGTACGGGAACTTCGCCGGGTACGAGCCGGACGACGGGACGCCGCCGAGCGCGTAGACCGCCGCGATGATCGGCGAGGAGGCGCTGGTGCCGCCGAAGGTGTACCAGCCGGCGGTGATGCCGTACGAGTCGTAGACGGAGACGCCGGTGGCCGGGTCGGCGACGGCGGCGACGTCCGAGATCGTCCGCTTCGCGCAGCCGGTGTCGGTCTGCCAGGCCGGCTTGGTGTCGTAGGCCGAGCAGCCCGAGCCGGTGCCCTCGGTGCTGCTGGTCTTCCACACGGACTCGGTCCAGCCGCGGGTGGTGGAGGTGGCCTTGGTGAGGGCCGTGCCGCCGACCGAGGTGACGTAGCGGGAGGCCGCCGGGTACTCCGCGCCGTAGCCCTCGTCGCCCGCGCTCACGGTGATGGCGACGCCCGGGTGGTTGAAGTACGAGGAGTCGTAGGAGCTGTCCGATGAGGACTCGGAGCCGCCGTAGCTGTTCGACACGTACTTGGCGCCGAGGGTGACGGCCCGGTTCACGGCGGTGCCGAGGTTGGCCATCGACGCGGACTTGGCCTCGACGAGGAGGATGCTGCACTTCGGGCAGACCGCGCTCGCCATGTCGAGGTCGAGGGAGATCTCCTCGGCCCAGCCGCTGTCGGCGGTGGGCAGCGCGGTGGTGGAGCCGGTCTGGCTGACCTTCTTGAAGCAGCCGCCGGCCGAGGTGCAGGCCGGAAGACCGTAGTACGAGCGGTACTTGGCGAGGTCGGCCTCGGCGTTCGGGTCGTCGTAGGCGTCGACGATGGCGATCGTCTCACCGGCGCCCTTCGCCGCGGCGGCCGAGGTCAGCCCGTAGGCGGCCTGGAGGTCGCTCGGCCCGTACCCGGACGGGGTGGAGGCGTCGGCCGCGTCGGGGGCGGCGTGCCCGGCCTTGGCCCGCTGGACGGCGTACGCGGTGGTGCCGCTGGTCACCCGCTTCGCACCGCAGGCCATCTCGCCGGCCTTGGCGGGCTGGGAACAGGCTCGTTTCCAGGTGACGTGCGGGGTGGGCGAGCCGGCGGCGGCTCCGGCCTGGCCGGCGGCGCCGAGTCCGGCGAGGACGAGCGCCGCCGTGCCGAGCAGCGCGGCGCCGGTGCGGCGCCATCTGTGGGGGTGTGTGTCGCGCAACGTACTGCCTCCTGAGAAGGGTGGACAGGGGCGGTGCGGGTGCTGTGCGACCGCCGGTCCTGTGTCCCCGGCGGCCGCGACGATGCTTGCTTTGTTGCGCACACTTCAACAAGGGGCGGCGGGGACTCCAGAGCTCCGCTTTACCGAATCCGTCCGCTTCGACGGGACGTAGATAGGCGGTAGTTGACCGTGGTCACAGGAAACTCATGGTTTGGCGCCGCCCGGGTCACCCCAGGCGGATCACGTTCCAGGACAGCGGCTCCAGGGTCGCCCGCAGCGTGCCGCCGTCCAGAACGGTTCCCGTCGCCGCGTGCGGGGCCACCCGCCCGGGGTCGGTACGGGTGTTGCGGGCGTCCGGGTCGGCGTCGGCCAGGACCGAGTGCTCGGTGACCGAGGTCAGCTCCAGCCCGTTCAGGGCGACTTCGAGCGGCAGGGACTCCGTCTGACCGCGGTTGACGGCGAAGACGGTGACCGTGCCGTCGTCGGCGCGAACGGCCGTGGCGTGCAGCAGGTCGGCGGTGCCGTGGCGCGCGGTGTCGTACGTCGGCGAGTCGACGCGGACGTCGAGGACCTCGCCGCGGCCGTACCGCGCCGCCTGCGCGAACGGGAAGAACGTCGTCTGCCGCCAGGCCGGGCCGTCCGGCTCGGTCATGATCGGGGCGATGACGTTGACCAGTTGGGCGAGGCAGGCGACGGTGACCCGGTCGGCGTGGCGCAGCAGGGCGATCAGCAGCGAGCCGAGGACGACGGCGTCGGTGACCGAGTAGACGTCCTCCAGCAGGCGCGGGGCCTCGGGCCAGTCGAGCGCGGAGACCTCGGCGTCGGTGCGCGTCATGTACCAGACGTTCCACTCGTCGAAGGAGAGGTTGATCCTCTTCTTCGACTTGAGGCGGGCGCCGACGTGGTCGCAGGTCGCGACGACGTTCTCGATGAACGACTCCATGTCCACCGCGGAGGCGAGGAAGGAGTCGCGGTCGCCGTCGTGCTCCTCGTAGTAGGCGTGCAGCGAGATGAAGTCGACGAGGTCGTACGTCTCCTGGAGGACCGTCGACTCCCAGGCGGCGAAGGTGTCCATGCCCTGGCCGGAACTGCCGCACGCGACCAGTTCGACGTCCTTGTCTATCTGCCGCATGGCGCGGGCCGTCTCGGCCGCGATCCGGCCGTACTCCCCGGCCGTCTTGTGGCCGGTCTGCCAGGGGCCGTCCATCTCGTTGCCCAGGCACCACAGGCGGATGCCGAAGGGGTCCTTGTCGCCGTGTTCGGCGCGCAGGTCCGAAAGCGCGGTGCCCGAGGGGTGGTTGGCGTACTCCTGGAGTTCGATGGCCTCGGCGACGCCGCGCGTGCCGAGGTTCACCGCCATCATCGGCTCGGCCCGCGGGCCGATCTTCCGCAGGAACGCGATGTACTCGGACAGGCCGAACCGGTTCGGCTCGGTGGTGCGCCAGGCCAGGTCGAGGCGGCGCGGGCGGTCCTCGACGGGGCCGACGGAGTCCTCCCACTTGTAGCCGGAGACGAAGTTGCCGCCGGGATAGCGGATGACGGTGACGCCCAGTTCCCGTACGAGTTCGAGGACGTCGGTGCGCAGGCCCGCCTCGTCCGCGCTCGGGTGGTCCGGCTCGAAGATGCCGGTGTAGACGCAGCGGCCGAGGTGTTCCACGAACGACCCGAACAGGCGCGGATCGACCGTGCCGATCGTGAAGGCGGGGTCGAGGGTGAAGCGTGCGGTGCTCAAGGCGTTCCCTCCCTTTCGGAGTGCGGCTTTCGTCGTGGCCGAGCGCGCGGTTCCCCGCGCCCCTATCGGGGCTGCCCGAACGCGGGCTGCGGCAGGCCCTGGCCGATTCCCGGGAGGACCAGCAGCGAACCGGCCAGCGGGGAGGGGGCGTTCAGGCCCACCCGGGCCGACGAGACGTACAGGTCGCTCAGGTCCGGCCCGCCGAAGGCGCAGGCCGTGGGCCGCCGCACCGGCAGCGGCACGACACGGTCCAGGGCGCCGGACGGCGTGTAGCGGCGCAGAGCCCCGCCGTCCCACAGGGCCACCCAGACACAGCCGTCGGCGTCCACGGTGAGCCCGTCCGGGACACCCGCACCCTTCTCGACCGTCGCCAACTCCCGCCTGTCGCGCACGCGTTCGCCGTCCACGTCGAAGACGTCGATGCGGCCCGTCGCCGTGTCGACGTAGTACATGAGCGTGCCGTCGGGGCTCCAGCCGGTGCCGTTGGAGACGGTGACGTCGTCGAGGATCTCGGTCGCCGTGCCGTCGGGGGCCAGGCGGATCAGATTGCCGCCGCCCGGTGTCTCGTCGTACGCCATCGAGCCCGCCCACAGGGCGCCGTCGGGCGCGACCGCCGCGTCGTTCCCGCGGCGCCCGGGGACCGGCTCGCGGTGCAGCCAGCCGAAGGTGCCGTCGGGGCCGTAACGGGCCACGCCGTCGCGGAGGTTGACGACCAGACCGCCGCCCGCGCAGGGCTTGGCGGCGCCCACGTGCTGCTCGGTGGCCAGCACGGTGCGGCGGCCGCTGCCGGGCTCGTAGGTGTGCACGCGCGAGCCGAGGATGTCCACCCAGATCAGCCGCCCGGCGGCCGCGTCCCAGGTGGGGCCCTCGCCGAGTTCGGCGGTCTCGCGCACCGCCACCTCGGCCCTCACGGCGTGCCCCGGTGGCCGAGGCGCTCGGACAGATCGGCCGCGCCCTTCGCGGCGAGCTGGGCCAGCTCCTGCTCGCGGGCGTCCGTCCAGCGGATCATCGGTACGGAGATGGAGAGCGCGGCGACGACCCGGTTGGTGCGGTCGCGCACGGGCGCGGCGACGCAGCTCACGTCCGGGTTGGACTCGCGGCTCTCGACGGCGACCCCGCGCTCGCGGATCGCGTGCAGGGCCTCGCGCAGGACGGCCGGGTCGGTGACCGAGTTCTCCGTCATGGCCGCGAGCGGGGCGTCGTCCGGGATGCGGGCGGCCAGCTCGGGCTCGGGCAGGGACGCGAGGAGCATCTTGCCGACCGAGGTGCAGTGCGCGGGCAGCCGGCGCCCCGCCGCCGAGACCATCCGCACCGCGTGCGTGGAGTCGACCTTGGCGATGTAGATGACGTCGGTGCCTTCGAGGATCGCCACGTGTACCGTCTCGTCGCAGGTCTCGGCGACCGAGCGGGCGACCTGCTGGCCCTCGGCGGCGAGATCGAGCTGTTCCGCGTACCGGCTGCCGAGCTGGTAGGGCCGCACCCCGAGGCGGTAGCGCCCGGGCTCGCCGGGGACCTGCACGAGGTACGAACGGGCGGCGAGCGTGGTGACGAGCTCGTGGACCGTGGTGCGCGGCAGCTGGAGCTTGCGGACGATGTCGGGGGCGGACAGCGTGCCGTCCCCGTCGAGGAAGAGCTCCAGGATGTCCAGAGCCCGGGTCACGGCTGGTACGAGGCGTCCCACGACCGATCCCCTCCCTATGTTCGATATTTCAACTGATGATCGGTATGGCGAACACAGGCTATGCACAGCGCCCTTGACCGGGCAATGGGCCGACGCTGCGCGACCATGGAGGGCATGCCGCGCCCCACACCGTCATCAGGTCCCGCCGAGCCCTTCACACCGCTCCACTTCCAGCTGGTGCTGCTGCGCAGGATGGCCGACCACAACCCGGAGCTGGTCGAGACCGCCCGCGCCGACCTGGGCGTCTCCGTCGCCGACATGCGGGAGGCGAACCGCCGCTGGCAGGCCATGGTCCGCTCGCCCCGCGCGCGGGCGGCCGTCTCCCGCTACCGCTCGGTGCTCGGCGCCCCCGAGCGCACGCTGACCCGGCGCATCGGCGACATGGAGTGCGAGGCGCTGCTGTGGCCGGTGCCGCTCTGGCCCGACCTGCGCTTCGAGGTGCTGCTCTCGCCGCAGGGCGCGGTCTGGAACGACTGGCTGATCCGCGCCCCCGGCGCCCCGGGGCCGGTGCTGCGGACCCTCGACGACCTCGCCCCGTGGTCGTGCACGGTCGACGAGGCGGCCCGCGCCTTCGCCCCGGCCCGCCCGCTCGAAGGTTCGGCGCCGACCCGCTGGGGGCTGGCGTTCACGGCGCCGGACGCGTCGGGGACGCCGCGCGAGGTGCGGGCCGAGTTCACCTACGGGCTGCTCCAGCGCTGGACGCTCACTGGGCGGCCTTGAGGATCGCCTCGGCCACGGCCGGCAGGGAACCGGGGTGCACGGCGGCGAGGAACAGATTGGGCTCGACGAGTTCCAGCTCCATCACGCACGGGTGCCCGTCGGGCCCGTCGACCAGGTCCACGCGCGCGTACAGCAGCCGGTCCGCGCCGCCCGGCACGGCGGCCAACGCCCGCGCGGCGACGGCGTGTTCGGCTTCGGTGGGCTGCCACGGCTCCAGCCCGGGGTGCGCGACCTTACGGGCGTCGAAGGCGACTCCGGGGGTCAGGACGGCGCCCTTGCGTACGGAGTGCAGGAACTGCCCGCCGTAGAACAGCACGGCGCGCTCCCCGTTGAGGTCGATCCCGTCGACGTACGGCTGCACCATCGCGGTCAGCCCCTCGGCGTGCATGCGGACCAACTGCCGCAGCGCCGTGTCCCGTTCGGCCGGGGTGTAGCGGGCGGCGTACCGGGCGCCGGCGCCGGAGGCCGGTTTGACGACGTAGGCGCGGTCGTCCGGCAGGTCGGGGGTCTCGCCCGGCGCGACGTACGCGGTCGGCACGGTGGGCACTCCGGCGCGGGCGAGTTCGCCGAGGTAGCGCTTGTCGGTGTTCCAGTGGAGCACGTCCACGGGGTTCGCGAGCCGGGTGACGGCGGCGCACCGCGCGGCCCATCGCAGGAACTCCGCGCGGCGCCA is a genomic window containing:
- a CDS encoding peptidase S8, whose amino-acid sequence is MRDTHPHRWRRTGAALLGTAALVLAGLGAAGQAGAAAGSPTPHVTWKRACSQPAKAGEMACGAKRVTSGTTAYAVQRAKAGHAAPDAADASTPSGYGPSDLQAAYGLTSAAAAKGAGETIAIVDAYDDPNAEADLAKYRSYYGLPACTSAGGCFKKVSQTGSTTALPTADSGWAEEISLDLDMASAVCPKCSILLVEAKSASMANLGTAVNRAVTLGAKYVSNSYGGSESSSDSSYDSSYFNHPGVAITVSAGDEGYGAEYPAASRYVTSVGGTALTKATSTTRGWTESVWKTSSTEGTGSGCSAYDTKPAWQTDTGCAKRTISDVAAVADPATGVSVYDSYGITAGWYTFGGTSASSPIIAAVYALGGVPSSGSYPAKFPYAKAGTSALNDVTTGNNGSCSSSYLCTAKTGYDGPTGWGTPQGVSGFTG
- a CDS encoding sulfite exporter TauE/SafE family protein translates to MDLSWTIVLAGALVGLAVGLTGMGGGALMTPIMVMFFGVNPTAAIGSDLATSLFMKPFGAAVHHRAGTIRWDIVRWLLPTALPAAFGGALLLRALGDGDTLQTRVKYVIGGALLLAVTGMLARMWLDRRRGMGSADAEDADVRVRPVATLLIGLVGGVVVGMTSVGSGSLIIVMLMLAHPRLRANHLVGTDLVQAVPLVGAAALGHLLVGDVSLGLAGTLLIGAIPGVVAGALLSTRVSGPALRWALIVLLTGSGLAMWGVSGTPLVAVCVALAAVGTAVTLRTRRARPARGEGERTEEREPSPTMSA
- the mmsB gene encoding multiple monosaccharide ABC transporter permease is translated as MSNVTKNPAAAPPGRDEPSGAEGGLVGLVVDGLRRNMRQYGMLIALGLLIAVFAVWTDGTLITPHNVSNLVLQNSYVLILAIGMMLVIIAGHIDLSVGSLTAFVGSTAAVLMVNNDVSWPIALIVCLVMGGAAGAVQGYLIAYGGIPSFIVTLAGMLVWRGLTEILLKGQTLGPFPSHIGDLGNGFLPEVGPDTNYHNLTLLFGILLAASVAWQEVRDRRRQREFSLDVVPRNLFVLKLVAIVAAIAVVTLLLASYKGVPIVLLILGVLVVGYGYLMRNSVFGRHIYAIGGNLPAAKLSGVKDKKVTFYVFLNMGVLAALAGLVVAARLNAASPKAGLNFELEAIAASFIGGASMSGGVGTVLGAIIGGLVLGVLNNGMNLLGVGSDWQSVIKGLALLAAVGFDVWNKRRGGR
- a CDS encoding Rrf2 family transcriptional regulator, producing MRISARADYAVRASLELAVRGGAEPVKAESIAAAQDIPHKFLEGILSDLRRGGIVLSRRGGNGGYLLARAADTITVADVVRAVEGPIVSVRGERPSALAYTGAAEPLLPLWVALRANVRKILEGVTLDDLAHDRLPEPVRQLADDPAAWHNP
- the mmsA gene encoding multiple monosaccharide ABC transporter ATP-binding protein encodes the protein MAGPVLEMRSIVKTFPGVKALSDVSLSVRAGEVHAICGENGAGKSTLMKVLSGVHPHGSYDGEILFEGEPCRFKDINASEKRGIVIIHQELALVPYLSIAENMFLGNEHASRGLIDWHETLGHATRQLRRVGLDENPNTAVADIGVGKQQLVEIAKALSKEVKLLILDEPTAALNDEDSDKLLDLILELKNQGITSIIISHKLNEIRKVADSVTILRDGRTVETLDVKAAGTTEDRIISGMVGRDLDNRFPDRTPHHAEAGAAPALEIRNWTVHHPIDRERKVVDDVSLHVRRGEIVGIAGLMGAGRTELAMSVFGRAYGRYTGGTVLKDGREIRTRTVSDAVGHGIAYATEDRKHYGLNLIDTINRNISLAALGKVATRGIVDEHGERQVAEEYRKSMNIKAPTVFEPAGKLSGGNQQKVVLSKWIFAGPEILILDEPTRGIDVGAKYEIYTVIDKLAAQGKAVVFISSELPELLGMCDRIYTMAAGRLTGEVPRAEATQESLMRLMTKDKEVAR
- the chvE gene encoding multiple monosaccharide ABC transporter substrate-binding protein; this translates as MRNRRAALSAIAAGATLALTLSACGQDSEGGSKEDKGSAKGSTVGIAMPTKSSERWIADGNNVVKSLKAKGYKTQLVFGEDDPDQQVSQIENMITQGVSALIIAAIDNKSLGNVLQEAADAHIPVIAYDRLILDSKNVDYYATFDNEKVGELQATSLVDKLGLSNGKKGPFNLELFAGSNDDNNTKYFFNGAMTVLQPYIDKKQLVIRSKQTKLNQVTTLRWDGATAQKRMDDILTSKYSSDRVDAVLSPYDGISIGIISALKSDGYGSKSKPLPAVSGQDAEVASVKSIIAGEQYSTVYKDTRQLAKEAVTMVDDVLNDKKPQTNDNKTYDNGAKVVPSFLLQPVAVTKDNYEKTLIDGGYYTKKDLGLK
- a CDS encoding alpha-N-arabinofuranosidase; protein product: MSTARFTLDPAFTIGTVDPRLFGSFVEHLGRCVYTGIFEPDHPSADEAGLRTDVLELVRELGVTVIRYPGGNFVSGYKWEDSVGPVEDRPRRLDLAWRTTEPNRFGLSEYIAFLRKIGPRAEPMMAVNLGTRGVAEAIELQEYANHPSGTALSDLRAEHGDKDPFGIRLWCLGNEMDGPWQTGHKTAGEYGRIAAETARAMRQIDKDVELVACGSSGQGMDTFAAWESTVLQETYDLVDFISLHAYYEEHDGDRDSFLASAVDMESFIENVVATCDHVGARLKSKKRINLSFDEWNVWYMTRTDAEVSALDWPEAPRLLEDVYSVTDAVVLGSLLIALLRHADRVTVACLAQLVNVIAPIMTEPDGPAWRQTTFFPFAQAARYGRGEVLDVRVDSPTYDTARHGTADLLHATAVRADDGTVTVFAVNRGQTESLPLEVALNGLELTSVTEHSVLADADPDARNTRTDPGRVAPHAATGTVLDGGTLRATLEPLSWNVIRLG